Genomic DNA from Nitratidesulfovibrio vulgaris str. Hildenborough:
CACGGCAGTGCGGATTGCGGCATTGCGTCTGCTGGCGCGACTCGAACCGGCGATTGCCGCACTCCAGTCCGCATTCCAGACGCACGAGGCATCGTTCGCGCAGGTGGTGCGGCTGGGGCGCACCCAGTTGCAGGATGCCGTGCCCATGACATTCGGGGCAGCCTGTGGCGCGTGGGCCGAAGCCCTTTCGCGGGACAGGTGGCGCGTGTTCAAGTGTTCGGAGAGACTGCGCGTCGTCAATCTGGGAGGAACCGCCATCGGCACCGGCATCGCAGCCCCCCGAAGCTACATCCTCTCTGTCGTGGACAGGTTGCGTGAAGACACGGGCCTGCCTCTCGCAAGAGCAGAAAACCTCATGGACGCCACACAGAATGTCGATGCGTTCGTCGAGGTGTCTGGCATACTCAAGGCCCACGCCTCGAATCTGCTCAAGCTTTCCTCCGACCTGCGCCTGCTGGCGTCGGGGCCGGGTGGCGGCATCGGCGAGGTCGTACTCCCGCCCGTCCAGGCCGGGTCGAGCATCATGCCCGGCAAGGTCAACCCGGTCGTGTGCGAGACCGTGGCACAGGCGGCCATGCAGGCAACGGCCAACGACCTTGCCATCACCCTGTCCGCCCAGCACGGTCAGCTTGAACTGAACGCCTTCATGCCGCTCATCGCTGATGCGCTGCTGCATGGCATCGAGCTTCTCACGAATGCCTGCGACCTGTTCCGTACGCGCTGTGTCGAAGGGTTACACCCTGATACGGAAACCTGCGCCCGGCACGTTTCCACATCGACAGCCACGCTTACGGCACTCGTTCCTGAAATCGGCTACGCCGCCGCCTCTGAAATGGCCCGCCACATGCGCGAACACGGCACGGACGTCTTCGGGGCTGCCAAAGCGACAGGACTCATCGACGAAGACCGGCTTGCAAGGCTGCTTTCTCCTGAACGTCTCGTGGCACTGGGGTACAGAGGATGACCGCCATGCAGCGCGATGAACTTCTGTATCTGCTCTACGAAGCCCCAGAACAAGAGCTTTTCGCACGGGCCGACGCTGTCCGGCGCACTCACAAGGGTGAACATGTCTTCGTACGCGGGCTGATCGAATTCTCCAGCCATTGTGTACGCGACTGTCGCTACTGTGGCCTTCGGCGCTCCAACTCCGCAGCGCACCGCTACAGGCTCACCCCGCGTGAAGTCATCGACGCGGCCCGTCTCGCCGTCGCAGGTGGCGCAGACACCATCGTCCTGCAATCAGGAGACGACCTCGCCTGCGAGGCGTCGACCATCGCTGCGATGATTCGCGGCATCCGGGAGGAACTCGGAGTGGTCGTCACCCTCGGTTGCGGCGAACGCCCCCCACGCGACTATGCCCTGTGGCGTGAAGCCGGGGCCTCGCGATACCTCATGAAGCATGAGACCGCAGATGCGGCCCTCTACGCAAGACTGCATCCCGGCAGGACACTGGAACAACGGCTAGAAGCGCTCCGCACGCTGCATGGACTCGGCTACGAGATAGGCTCCGGCTTCATCATCGGCATACCGGGGCAGATGCCCGAAGTGCTCGCCGATGACATCCTTCTGGCGCGTGAACTCGGTGTGGAGATGTGCGGTGCCGGGCCGTTCATCCCACAGGCGCAGACACCGCTGGGTGGCGAGCCTCAAGGGTCCACCGCCCTGGCGTTGCGGGTACTGGCCGCGCTGCGCATCGCCCTGCCCGACGCGAACCTTCCGGCGACGACGGCACTAGCCACGCTCGACCCCATCGGCGGGCAACGTGACGGACTGCGCGCCGGGGCCAACGTACTCATGCCGGGTTTCACTCCTGACACACACCGGGCTCACTACCGCATCTACGACAACAAACACCGCGTGGGTATGGACGAGGCACGCGCAGCCATCGAAGCTGCGGGCCGCACACATAGCCTGCGACGCGAGGCATGACCCCATGCAGGACACCCCCAAGGGACTGCGACTGCACATAGGCATCTACGGACGCCGCAATGTCGGCAAGTCGTCGTTACTCAACGCGCTGACCCGGCAGACCGTGTCCATCGTCTCCGCCACTCCCGGCACCACGACAGACCCCGTGGAGAAGACCATGGAAATGGCCCCCATCGGGCCTGTGGTCTTCATCGACACGGCTGGCATCGACGATACGGGCGACCTCGGCCTCATGCGCAGCGACAGGACGAGGCAGATGTTCGACCGCACCGACCTTGCGCTGGTTGCCAGCGAGGGCGATGTATGGGGAGACTATGAACGCGACCTCGTCGCGGCATTCCGGGAACGCAAGATACCCGTCATCGCAGTGCTGACAAAAGGCGATGAGACTCCTGTCGCGCAGACCGTTCGCCAATCACTTCTGGCCGAAGGCATCGAATCGGCGGCGGTGTGTTCCACAGATGGTCGCGGCATCGACGCGCTGCGTGCCCTCATGGCCCGCATGGCCCCGGAACATGCCATCAGCCAGCCAGCCCTTCTTGCCGACCTCGTGCCTGCTGGCGGGCTTGTCATCTTCGTCGTCCCCATCGACCTCGGAGCCCCCAAGGGAAGGCTCATCCTGCCGCAGGTGCAGGCCATTCGCGACATTCTCGACGGCGACGCCATGTGCATGGTCGTCAAGGAGCGCGAACTCCGCCCTGCCCTCGACCGTCTCACGCAACCGCCCGACCTCGTGGTGTGCGACTCGCAGGTGGTGCTGAAGGCCGCAGCCGACACCCCGCCCGGCATCCCCCTGACGACCTTCTCCATTCTCATGGCACGGTTCAAGGGTGAACTTGAGACACTTGCACGCGGGGCAGCGGTCATCGAGACGCTCGCCCCCGGTGACCGGGTGCTTGTGGCAGAGGCGTGTACCCACCATCCACTCGCCGACGACATCGGCAGGGTGAAGATACCCCGCTGGCTGCGCCAGTACGCCGGGGGCAACATCCACATCGACACCTTCGCAGGCAAGGACATGCCTGCCGACCTTTCCGGCTACCGCCTCATCATCCATTGCGGTGGCTGCGTCATCACACGCGGGCACATGCTGGGGCGAATGCACGCCGCGGCTGCGGCGGGAGTACCCATGACCAACTACGGACTCGCCATATCACTCACGCAAGGGGTGCTGCACCGCGCCCTTGGCCCCTTCCCTGCGGCACAGGAGGCATTCGACTCCATACCGCGGGGCTGACAGGATGCTGCAACACATAGGGCAGAATCTCCGCAGGCAGAGCAATGCCCTTCTGATATTACAGACAGATACAAGCCGGGACATGCTCCCGGCAACGGCAGCGAGGCATACCGCCCGCGCCTGCCAGAACCTGTAACGACGGAGGATTGCAGATGAGCCGTACCGTCATGGAGCGCATCGAATATGAGATGCACACTCCGGACCCCAAGGCCGATCCGGACAAGCTCCACTTCGTCCAGATCGACGAGGCAAAGTGCATAGGCTGCGACACCTGTTCGCAGTACTGCCCCACCGCCGCCATCTTCGGCGAAATGGGCGAACCGCACTCCATTCCCCACATCGAGGCGTGCATCAACTGCGGCCAGTGCCTCACGCACTGCCCCGAGAACGCCATCTACGAGGCACAGTCGTGGGTGCCTGAAGTCGAGAAGAAGCTGAAGGACGGCAAGGTGAAATGCATCGCCATGCCCGCCCCCGCCGTGCGCTATGCACTGGGCGACGCCTTCGGCATGCCCGTCGGTTCCGTCACCACCGGCAAGATGCTCGCGGCCCTGCAGAAGCTCGGCTTCGCTCATTGCTGGGACACCGAGTTCACCGCTGACGTGACCATCTGGGAAGAGGGGTCCGAGTTCGTGGAACGCCTCACCAAGAAGAGCGACATGCCGCTGCCGCAGTTCACCTCGTGCTGCCCCGGCTGGCAGAAGTATGCCGAGACCTACTACCCCGAACTGCTGCCGCACTTCTCCACGTGCAAGTCGCCCATCGGCATGAACGGCGCACTGGCGAAGACCTACGGCGCAGAGCGGATGAAGTACGACCCCAAGCAGGTCTACACCGTCTCCATCATGCCCTGCATCGCAAAGAAGTACGAAGGGTTGCGTCCCGAACTGAAGTCCAGCGGCATGCGCGACATCGACGCCACGCTGACCACCCGTGAGCTGGCCTACATGATCAAGAAGGCCGGTATCGACTTCGCGAAACTCCCCGACGGCAAGCGTGACAGCCTCATGGGTGAATCCACCGGCGGTGCCACCATCTTCGGCGTCACCGGCGGCGTCATGGAAGCGGCACTCCGCTTCGCCTACGAAGCCGTCACCGGCAAGAAGCCCGACAGCTGGGACTTCAAGGCCGTGCGCGGTCTTGATGGCATCAAGGAAGCCACCGTCAACGTCGGCGGTACCGACGTCAAGGTCGCCGTGGTGCACGGGGCCAAGCGGTTCAAGCAGGTCTGCGACGATGTGAAGGCGGGCAAGTCGCCCTATCACTTCATCGAATACATGGCCTGCCCCGGCGGCTGCGTCTGTGGCGGCGGTCAGCCCGTCATGCCCGGCGTGCTCGAAGCCATGGACCGCACCACCACCCGCCTTTACGCGGGCCTGAAGAAGCGCCTCGCCATGGCGAGCGCCAACAAGGCATAGGAGGAAACGCCATGCAGATAGCCAGCATCACCCGGCGCGGCTTCCTCAAGGTCGCCTGCGTCACGACGGGCGCAGCCCTCATCGGCATTCGCATGACCGGAAAGGCCGTTGCCGCCGTCAAGCAGATCAAGGACTACATGCTTGACCGCATCAACGGCGTCTACGGGGCGGATGCCAAGTTCCCCGTTCGCGCCTCGCAGGACAACACGCAGGTCAAGGCTCTCTACAAGAGCTACCTTGAGAAGCCTCTCGGTCACAAGTCGCACGACCTGCTGCACACGCACTGGTTCGAC
This window encodes:
- a CDS encoding aspartate ammonia-lyase; its protein translation is MSLSDQDAIRIEHDLLGDCAVPRTALHGAHTQRALSNVALSGRPLHPEIIRAFGAVKRACARTNMNLGHLSREVAEAIIMACDELEDGGLGEHIVVDALQGGAGTSANMNVNEVLANRAEEMLGGTRGQYQLVDPLAHVNLHQSTNDVFPTAVRIAALRLLARLEPAIAALQSAFQTHEASFAQVVRLGRTQLQDAVPMTFGAACGAWAEALSRDRWRVFKCSERLRVVNLGGTAIGTGIAAPRSYILSVVDRLREDTGLPLARAENLMDATQNVDAFVEVSGILKAHASNLLKLSSDLRLLASGPGGGIGEVVLPPVQAGSSIMPGKVNPVVCETVAQAAMQATANDLAITLSAQHGQLELNAFMPLIADALLHGIELLTNACDLFRTRCVEGLHPDTETCARHVSTSTATLTALVPEIGYAAASEMARHMREHGTDVFGAAKATGLIDEDRLARLLSPERLVALGYRG
- the hydE gene encoding [FeFe] hydrogenase H-cluster radical SAM maturase HydE; protein product: MQRDELLYLLYEAPEQELFARADAVRRTHKGEHVFVRGLIEFSSHCVRDCRYCGLRRSNSAAHRYRLTPREVIDAARLAVAGGADTIVLQSGDDLACEASTIAAMIRGIREELGVVVTLGCGERPPRDYALWREAGASRYLMKHETADAALYARLHPGRTLEQRLEALRTLHGLGYEIGSGFIIGIPGQMPEVLADDILLARELGVEMCGAGPFIPQAQTPLGGEPQGSTALALRVLAALRIALPDANLPATTALATLDPIGGQRDGLRAGANVLMPGFTPDTHRAHYRIYDNKHRVGMDEARAAIEAAGRTHSLRREA
- the hydF gene encoding [FeFe] hydrogenase H-cluster maturation GTPase HydF gives rise to the protein MQDTPKGLRLHIGIYGRRNVGKSSLLNALTRQTVSIVSATPGTTTDPVEKTMEMAPIGPVVFIDTAGIDDTGDLGLMRSDRTRQMFDRTDLALVASEGDVWGDYERDLVAAFRERKIPVIAVLTKGDETPVAQTVRQSLLAEGIESAAVCSTDGRGIDALRALMARMAPEHAISQPALLADLVPAGGLVIFVVPIDLGAPKGRLILPQVQAIRDILDGDAMCMVVKERELRPALDRLTQPPDLVVCDSQVVLKAAADTPPGIPLTTFSILMARFKGELETLARGAAVIETLAPGDRVLVAEACTHHPLADDIGRVKIPRWLRQYAGGNIHIDTFAGKDMPADLSGYRLIIHCGGCVITRGHMLGRMHAAAAAGVPMTNYGLAISLTQGVLHRALGPFPAAQEAFDSIPRG
- a CDS encoding [FeFe] hydrogenase, group A is translated as MSRTVMERIEYEMHTPDPKADPDKLHFVQIDEAKCIGCDTCSQYCPTAAIFGEMGEPHSIPHIEACINCGQCLTHCPENAIYEAQSWVPEVEKKLKDGKVKCIAMPAPAVRYALGDAFGMPVGSVTTGKMLAALQKLGFAHCWDTEFTADVTIWEEGSEFVERLTKKSDMPLPQFTSCCPGWQKYAETYYPELLPHFSTCKSPIGMNGALAKTYGAERMKYDPKQVYTVSIMPCIAKKYEGLRPELKSSGMRDIDATLTTRELAYMIKKAGIDFAKLPDGKRDSLMGESTGGATIFGVTGGVMEAALRFAYEAVTGKKPDSWDFKAVRGLDGIKEATVNVGGTDVKVAVVHGAKRFKQVCDDVKAGKSPYHFIEYMACPGGCVCGGGQPVMPGVLEAMDRTTTRLYAGLKKRLAMASANKA
- a CDS encoding iron hydrogenase small subunit, with the translated sequence MQIASITRRGFLKVACVTTGAALIGIRMTGKAVAAVKQIKDYMLDRINGVYGADAKFPVRASQDNTQVKALYKSYLEKPLGHKSHDLLHTHWFDKSKGVKELTTAGKLPNPRASEFEGPYPYE